A window of Ignavibacterium sp. contains these coding sequences:
- the nrfA gene encoding ammonia-forming cytochrome c nitrite reductase, translated as MKPISEIIKNKPWLGWLLFFGTAVVVFLLGLLASSIIERRTESVYTLQMLKPIAEWEPRNEVWGENFPREYESYLKTLNMDFASKHGGSKMIDYLEKYPELVVLWAGYAFSKDYNQGRGHAYAVQDVRNTLRTGDNVNSPMPATCWTCKSTDVPRMMNQMGTTNFYKAKWKDIGSEIVNPIGCQDCHDPKTMNLRITRPALIEAFQRQGKDINSFSRQEMRSLVCAQCHVEYYFKGEGKYLTFPWDKGFSADSMEAYFDAIEFSDWTHALSKAPMLKAQHPDYELYKTGIHAIRGVSCADCHMPYKSEGGVKFTDHHIQSPLNNVANTCQVCHREETPRLIQDVYDRQDRVEELRRIAEKTIAAAHIEAKFAWDNGATQEQMKEILKLIRHAQWRWDWVAAANGLGFHAPVEALRVLGTAIQKGEQARRELAALFVKQGWKYPVELPDISTKEKAQKFIGLDMPKLKEAKKEFLNTTTKQWDEEARKRQGYLFEYKLKE; from the coding sequence TTAAAAATAAACCATGGCTTGGTTGGCTGCTGTTTTTCGGCACCGCTGTGGTCGTCTTTCTTTTGGGATTACTTGCATCTTCAATTATTGAAAGAAGAACAGAATCAGTTTATACACTTCAGATGTTAAAACCAATTGCCGAATGGGAGCCAAGAAACGAAGTCTGGGGTGAAAATTTCCCGAGAGAGTATGAATCATATCTTAAAACATTGAATATGGATTTTGCAAGCAAGCACGGAGGTTCCAAGATGATTGATTATCTTGAAAAATATCCGGAACTTGTTGTGCTGTGGGCTGGTTATGCTTTCTCTAAAGATTATAATCAGGGAAGAGGTCATGCTTATGCAGTTCAGGATGTGAGAAATACTTTAAGAACGGGTGATAATGTAAACAGTCCAATGCCTGCAACTTGCTGGACTTGTAAAAGTACTGATGTCCCTCGAATGATGAATCAAATGGGAACAACAAATTTTTACAAAGCAAAATGGAAAGACATCGGTTCTGAAATTGTAAATCCTATCGGTTGTCAGGATTGTCACGATCCGAAAACTATGAATTTAAGAATAACTCGTCCGGCACTTATTGAAGCATTCCAGCGACAGGGAAAAGATATAAATAGTTTTTCTAGACAAGAGATGCGCTCACTTGTTTGTGCTCAATGCCATGTTGAATATTACTTCAAAGGTGAAGGCAAGTATTTAACATTTCCCTGGGATAAAGGATTCAGTGCTGATTCTATGGAAGCATATTTTGATGCGATAGAATTTTCTGATTGGACACACGCATTATCCAAAGCTCCGATGTTAAAAGCTCAACATCCGGATTATGAATTATACAAAACCGGAATTCATGCCATCAGAGGTGTTTCTTGTGCAGATTGTCATATGCCTTATAAGAGTGAAGGTGGAGTTAAGTTTACTGACCATCATATTCAATCTCCTTTGAACAATGTTGCAAACACTTGCCAGGTTTGTCATCGTGAAGAAACACCAAGATTAATTCAGGATGTATATGACAGGCAGGATAGAGTTGAAGAACTCAGAAGAATAGCAGAAAAGACTATTGCAGCTGCGCACATTGAAGCAAAATTTGCCTGGGACAATGGTGCTACTCAGGAACAAATGAAAGAAATTCTTAAACTCATTCGTCATGCTCAATGGAGATGGGATTGGGTTGCTGCGGCAAACGGACTTGGCTTCCATGCACCCGTTGAAGCGTTACGGGTTCTTGGCACTGCTATTCAGAAAGGTGAACAGGCAAGAAGGGAACTTGCTGCTTTGTTTGTAAAACAAGGTTGGAAATATCCTGTCGAACTTCCCGATATTTCAACAAAAGAAAAAGCTCAGAAGTTTATCGGTCTAGATATGCCAAAGCTGAAAGAAGCTAAAAAAGAATTTTTGAATACTACAACAAAACAATGGGATGAAGAGGCAAGAAAAAGACAAGGTTATTTATTTGAGTACAAATTGAAAGAATAG
- a CDS encoding multiheme c-type cytochrome produces the protein MKTFISAFVITLSLSFVVTAANCVNCHKMVTPNIVSDWQISKHSQNDVGCETCHGSDHTNASNVDKVSLPTPETCKTCHETQVTQFSKGKHALGWASMKAMPTFHLQPMYLTEGMKGCGSCHKVGLKSDDEIKQLKADGQQHGVASCDACHTRHTFSKVEAQQPQACQTCHMGFDHPQWEMYSASKHGVRYLLKQNGTLPEGTSAPTCQTCHMQDGNHEVRTAWGFLAVKLPLPEDERWKNDQITILQALGVLDPEGKPTALLDVVKAADVARLDQESFDKERNKMIKTCGNCHSEKFAKAELEKGDKMIREADHLMAEAIRIVAGLYKDQIIPKPANYPYAFPMLLTFHDAPTVIEQKLFVMFLEHRMRTFQGTFHANPDYALWYGWSEMQRSLSEIKELAEQMRKDKKG, from the coding sequence ATGAAAACATTCATTTCAGCTTTTGTGATTACTTTATCACTAAGCTTTGTTGTTACTGCGGCTAATTGTGTCAATTGCCATAAAATGGTAACTCCAAATATTGTCAGCGATTGGCAGATTAGTAAACATTCACAGAATGATGTTGGTTGTGAAACTTGTCATGGAAGCGATCATACAAATGCTTCCAATGTTGATAAAGTTTCTCTTCCAACTCCCGAGACTTGTAAGACATGTCATGAAACACAGGTTACTCAGTTTAGTAAAGGCAAACATGCATTAGGTTGGGCATCTATGAAAGCAATGCCAACATTCCATTTACAACCAATGTATCTAACTGAAGGAATGAAAGGTTGCGGAAGTTGTCATAAAGTTGGATTAAAATCTGATGATGAAATAAAACAATTAAAAGCTGATGGCCAGCAACATGGTGTTGCTAGCTGCGATGCATGTCATACACGCCATACATTTTCAAAGGTTGAAGCTCAGCAACCGCAGGCATGTCAAACCTGTCATATGGGTTTTGATCATCCACAGTGGGAAATGTATTCCGCTTCAAAGCATGGTGTAAGATATCTTCTCAAACAAAATGGAACACTTCCCGAAGGAACATCTGCTCCAACTTGTCAGACTTGCCATATGCAGGATGGAAACCACGAAGTTAGAACTGCCTGGGGATTTTTAGCTGTTAAACTTCCTCTTCCTGAGGACGAGCGATGGAAAAATGATCAGATTACAATTTTACAAGCCCTGGGTGTTTTAGATCCTGAAGGAAAACCAACAGCTCTTCTTGATGTAGTTAAAGCAGCTGATGTTGCAAGATTAGATCAGGAATCTTTCGATAAGGAAAGAAACAAAATGATTAAGACTTGTGGAAATTGTCATTCAGAGAAATTTGCAAAAGCTGAACTTGAAAAAGGTGATAAGATGATTCGGGAAGCTGATCATCTGATGGCAGAAGCTATCAGAATAGTTGCCGGATTATATAAAGATCAGATAATTCCTAAACCGGCTAATTATCCTTATGCTTTTCCTATGTTGTTAACATTCCACGATGCACCAACAGTTATTGAGCAGAAATTATTTGTTATGTTTCTTGAACACAGAATGAGAACTTTTCAGGGAACATTCCATGCTAATCCTGATTATGCTTTGTGGTATGGATGGAGTGAAATGCAGAGGAGTCTTTCTGAGATTAAAGAACTTGCAGAACAGATGAGAAAAGATAAAAAAGGCTAA
- a CDS encoding efflux RND transporter periplasmic adaptor subunit, whose translation MKKKILIISILAIVIIIPVYFLFIAGGPSSENLSGEKQLYTCGMHPQIISDKPGNCPICEMKLTPIKNNNQKSGEGTKDSPRKILYYRNPMNPNVISDHPQKDEMGMDYVPVYEDEAGAEGVVTIDPQVQQNMNVKTAIVELRKLSSQVTTNGILVTDETQEYIVTTKVDGWIEKLYVNYTGQLVSKGAKLMEIYSPMLVSAQQELLTALSYQNSLKDISIEEIKNSSNEMLKNAVRKLQLLNVSDSEIKRLKETREVKTTVTLYAQNSGTVLEKNILEGQKIMAGEPLLKIANLSNLWLIADVYEYEIPKIKIGSNAIINFKSFPGKTYRGKVSFIYPTLDEQSRTVKVRIDVPNRNNELKPSMFANVVIEGPELKPTPVIPENAVIRSGKMDLVILDLGDGKFKPQQVTLGIYSDGYYQVLSGLNEGNKIVTSAQFLIDSESNLRAAVSQFQTGTHIHSSDINVKDKMKEDKSETRNGKSETRNEKSKMKNDMKEMNMENHDHSLSIVHKGVIDVQSIDKNKDGKLWECPMDWNVISDESGRCPLCNMKLKEYTTDQVKNNLEKHGFEYKK comes from the coding sequence GTGAAAAAGAAAATTTTAATCATATCAATACTAGCAATAGTAATAATTATACCGGTTTACTTCTTATTTATTGCTGGAGGTCCATCTTCTGAAAATTTATCAGGAGAAAAACAGCTTTATACATGCGGAATGCATCCGCAAATAATTTCTGATAAACCGGGAAACTGTCCGATCTGTGAAATGAAATTAACGCCAATAAAGAATAACAATCAAAAATCCGGAGAAGGTACAAAGGACTCTCCGAGAAAAATTCTTTACTACCGGAATCCAATGAATCCTAATGTAATTTCTGATCATCCGCAGAAAGATGAAATGGGAATGGATTATGTACCCGTTTATGAAGATGAAGCCGGTGCTGAAGGCGTAGTAACTATCGATCCACAGGTCCAGCAGAATATGAATGTCAAAACTGCCATAGTTGAACTAAGGAAGCTTTCTTCGCAGGTTACGACAAACGGTATTCTTGTAACTGACGAAACACAGGAATATATCGTTACTACAAAAGTTGATGGCTGGATTGAAAAACTATATGTCAATTACACCGGTCAGTTGGTTTCAAAAGGTGCAAAACTGATGGAGATATACTCTCCAATGCTTGTCTCAGCACAACAGGAATTACTTACAGCGCTTTCTTATCAGAATTCTCTTAAAGATATCTCAATTGAAGAAATTAAAAACAGTAGTAATGAAATGTTAAAGAATGCTGTGAGAAAACTTCAATTGCTTAATGTTTCTGATTCGGAAATTAAACGATTGAAAGAAACCCGTGAAGTTAAAACTACAGTAACACTTTATGCACAAAATTCGGGCACGGTCCTTGAGAAAAATATTCTTGAAGGACAAAAGATTATGGCAGGTGAACCTCTGCTCAAAATTGCAAACCTGTCCAATCTATGGCTGATTGCTGATGTTTATGAATACGAAATTCCCAAAATAAAAATCGGCTCAAATGCTATTATCAACTTCAAATCCTTTCCGGGAAAAACATACCGGGGTAAAGTTTCATTTATTTATCCGACACTTGATGAGCAATCACGAACAGTAAAAGTCCGGATTGATGTGCCGAACAGAAACAACGAACTTAAACCATCAATGTTTGCTAATGTTGTAATCGAAGGTCCTGAATTAAAACCTACACCAGTCATTCCTGAAAATGCAGTAATACGAAGCGGTAAAATGGATCTTGTAATTCTTGATTTGGGAGATGGAAAATTTAAACCGCAGCAGGTAACGCTTGGAATTTACTCCGATGGTTATTATCAGGTACTAAGTGGACTGAATGAAGGAAATAAAATTGTAACATCAGCTCAGTTCTTAATTGATTCTGAAAGCAACCTCAGAGCTGCGGTAAGTCAGTTTCAGACCGGAACTCATATTCATTCTTCTGATATAAATGTGAAAGACAAAATGAAAGAAGATAAAAGTGAGACCAGAAACGGAAAAAGTGAAACGAGAAACGAAAAAAGCAAAATGAAAAACGATATGAAGGAAATGAATATGGAAAATCATGATCATTCATTATCAATTGTTCACAAAGGTGTAATCGATGTTCAATCGATTGATAAAAATAAAGATGGGAAACTTTGGGAATGCCCGATGGATTGGAATGTTATTTCAGATGAATCCGGAAGATGTCCTTTGTGTAATATGAAACTCAAAGAATATACAACTGACCAGGTGAAAAATAATCTTGAGAAACATGGTTTTGAATATAAAAAATAA
- a CDS encoding alginate export family protein, which produces MKKIILLFTIFFLTQSNLTLSQEIDGWKLNGQVQLRSEVDGRDFSNSTHPLTFTSMRTRLGVEKTFSGKVNFFVQFQDSRVFGEEGSPTTYTANVDLYQGYVKLIKPFDLDFTVQAGRFAIIYGTERFFGASNWSYIGRSFDGVRFSIMPESWDLDLFALTLNEAVSFINNPSPSIYPFPQQETPSHSIYGFYKKNKISDKSKFDLTGFYEIDRKDVRPDTNTIEVFTFGGTYWGNYGDFSTVFEAGYQLGSRGVRDVSAYMISVSGNYNAGISTFGLGVDILSGIDPSKTDKSNTYLPSYGTNHKFYGYMDYFPSNAFGLGVNDFYLKAAFNPVDSKFGFAADIHHFMSNQKSASDQNTFGQEIDLTVIYKFAQGTNVTWGGSLFFPADIMKSLYSPREDIAFWTYLMITANL; this is translated from the coding sequence ATGAAAAAAATCATACTGTTGTTTACTATCTTTTTTTTGACTCAATCAAATTTAACACTCTCGCAAGAGATTGATGGTTGGAAACTTAACGGCCAAGTTCAGCTTCGTTCTGAAGTTGATGGACGGGATTTTTCCAATTCAACTCATCCACTCACATTTACGAGTATGAGAACCAGACTTGGGGTTGAAAAAACCTTTTCCGGCAAAGTGAATTTCTTTGTTCAATTTCAGGATTCAAGAGTATTTGGTGAAGAAGGAAGTCCGACTACTTACACAGCGAATGTTGATTTATATCAAGGTTATGTAAAATTGATTAAACCATTTGATCTTGATTTTACTGTTCAGGCAGGAAGATTTGCTATAATTTATGGGACTGAAAGATTTTTTGGTGCTTCAAATTGGAGCTACATCGGAAGATCTTTTGACGGCGTAAGATTTTCAATTATGCCGGAATCCTGGGATCTGGATTTGTTCGCATTAACATTGAATGAAGCTGTCAGTTTTATTAATAATCCTTCTCCATCTATTTATCCTTTTCCACAACAGGAAACACCATCACATAGCATTTATGGTTTTTACAAGAAGAATAAAATTTCTGACAAAAGTAAATTTGATTTAACAGGATTCTATGAAATAGACAGAAAAGATGTAAGACCGGATACCAACACTATTGAAGTATTTACTTTTGGTGGAACATATTGGGGAAATTACGGTGACTTTTCAACAGTCTTTGAAGCTGGATATCAACTTGGCAGCAGAGGCGTCAGAGATGTAAGTGCATATATGATTTCAGTCTCCGGAAATTACAATGCAGGAATCTCAACATTCGGACTTGGTGTTGATATACTTTCAGGAATCGATCCTTCCAAAACCGATAAATCAAATACATATTTACCAAGCTATGGAACTAATCATAAATTTTACGGATATATGGATTACTTCCCGTCAAATGCATTTGGTTTGGGTGTAAATGATTTTTATCTCAAGGCAGCATTTAACCCGGTTGATTCCAAGTTCGGTTTTGCTGCTGATATTCATCACTTTATGTCAAATCAGAAATCAGCTTCTGACCAAAATACATTCGGACAGGAAATTGATTTGACTGTAATTTACAAATTTGCGCAGGGAACAAATGTTACCTGGGGCGGCAGTCTTTTCTTTCCGGCAGATATAATGAAAAGTCTTTATTCTCCACGAGAAGATATAGCATTCTGGACTTATTTAATGATTACAGCTAATCTTTAA
- a CDS encoding CusA/CzcA family heavy metal efflux RND transporter yields MITSGQNKEGLIARLIEWSINNKFLVIIFTIALIALGIWALTTTKVDAIPDLSDVQVIIMSEYEGQGPRIVEDQVTYPLTTKMLSVPYAKDVRGYSMFGLSMVYIIFEDGTDIYWARSRVLEYLSTIQAQMPPGVKMQLGPDATGLGWVFQYALNSDKHDLQELRSIQDFFLRYELSSIEGVAEVASIGGFVKQYQVNIDPTKLAYYNIPLQMVEMAIKRSNNDVGGRIIEMGEMEYMVRALGYIKGIDDLKNIAIGNSPMTGSPIYLKDIATINVGPELRRGIADWNGEGETVGGIVVIRYGENALSVINKVKERLEELKKSLPEDIKIDIAYDRSSLIESAIDNLKGKLFEETLIVALVIIAFLLHIRSSFVAIFTLPTAVLISFLIMRLQGINANIMSLGGIAIAIGAMVDASIVMVENAASHLSAEKDKPLNERRTHWNVILESGKEVGPAIFYSLLVITISFLPVFTLEQQEGRMFRPLAFTKTYAMAGAAILAVTIVPILIGYFVRGKLRKEEENPITKLLVKIYHPVVDFVMEKRWLVMGTALVIILITIIPFSKLGSEFMPPLYEGDLLYMPTTLPGISITKAKEILQQTDKIIKTFPEVESVFGKIGRAETATDPAPLTMIETTIRLKPRDQWREGMTPDKLVDEMNKAVHIAGLTNAWTMPIKTRIDMLSTGIKTPIGIKIAGPDLMTLDSLGAKVETLMKNVPGTRSSFAERSLGGNYVDFEIDRNAIARYGLTVGDVQDVFMTAVGGMNLTQTVEGLERYPVNMRYQRDYRENIDQLERVLVSLPMGGNVPLAQLGKIIIRTGPSMIKSENARPNVWVYVDIQDIDIGTYIKNAKEEINKNLVLPAGYSIKWSGQFEYMERASAHLALVIPLTLLIVIVLLYMNTKSVTKTGIVLLAMPFSMVGAIWYLYFAGFNLSVAVWVGIIALLGVDAETGVVMLLYLDIAYEKFKKNGMLNSLADLREAIFEGAVKRIRPKMMTVMTTLLGLLPIVIGIGTGSDVMKRIAAPMVGGIITSMIMELTVYPAIFYSIKKRELKHIINFKDS; encoded by the coding sequence ATGATAACATCAGGTCAAAATAAAGAAGGATTGATTGCCAGACTTATTGAATGGTCAATCAATAATAAATTTTTAGTAATCATTTTTACCATTGCCCTTATTGCACTTGGCATCTGGGCATTAACAACAACCAAAGTTGATGCAATTCCGGATTTAAGTGATGTGCAGGTAATAATTATGTCCGAATACGAAGGTCAGGGACCACGAATTGTTGAAGATCAGGTTACTTATCCGCTCACAACAAAAATGCTTTCGGTTCCTTATGCAAAAGATGTTAGAGGTTATTCGATGTTCGGACTTTCAATGGTTTATATCATCTTTGAAGATGGAACAGACATTTACTGGGCAAGAAGCAGAGTACTGGAATATCTCAGCACGATTCAGGCACAAATGCCGCCGGGAGTTAAAATGCAGCTTGGCCCGGATGCAACCGGACTTGGCTGGGTTTTTCAATACGCACTGAATTCTGATAAACATGATTTGCAGGAACTCCGTTCAATTCAGGATTTCTTTTTAAGATATGAACTCTCATCCATAGAAGGTGTTGCTGAAGTTGCTTCTATTGGTGGATTCGTAAAACAATATCAGGTAAATATTGATCCGACAAAGCTGGCTTATTACAATATTCCATTACAGATGGTGGAAATGGCAATTAAGCGAAGCAACAACGATGTTGGCGGACGAATTATCGAAATGGGTGAGATGGAATATATGGTTCGTGCGCTTGGCTATATAAAAGGTATTGATGATCTGAAAAATATTGCAATCGGAAATTCACCAATGACAGGCTCTCCGATTTATTTAAAAGACATAGCAACCATAAATGTTGGTCCGGAATTGAGAAGAGGAATTGCAGACTGGAATGGTGAAGGTGAAACTGTTGGTGGAATAGTTGTAATCCGTTATGGTGAAAATGCCTTATCAGTAATTAATAAAGTAAAAGAACGCCTTGAAGAGTTAAAAAAATCCTTACCTGAAGATATAAAAATTGATATCGCATATGACAGGTCTTCACTTATTGAAAGTGCTATTGACAATCTTAAAGGCAAGTTATTTGAAGAAACATTAATAGTTGCTTTGGTAATAATAGCTTTTCTGCTTCACATAAGAAGTTCTTTTGTTGCCATCTTTACTCTTCCGACTGCAGTTCTCATTTCATTTTTAATTATGCGATTGCAGGGAATAAATGCTAACATAATGTCACTCGGAGGAATCGCAATTGCAATAGGTGCAATGGTTGATGCATCAATTGTTATGGTTGAAAATGCTGCATCTCATCTATCTGCAGAAAAAGATAAACCACTGAATGAAAGAAGAACACATTGGAATGTGATTCTTGAATCAGGAAAAGAGGTCGGCCCGGCAATCTTTTATTCGCTTCTGGTTATTACAATTTCTTTTCTTCCTGTTTTTACACTGGAACAACAGGAAGGCAGAATGTTTCGTCCTCTTGCATTCACTAAAACTTATGCAATGGCTGGTGCAGCAATTCTCGCTGTTACAATAGTTCCGATTTTAATCGGTTATTTTGTTCGTGGTAAACTGAGAAAGGAAGAAGAAAATCCTATAACAAAACTTCTGGTTAAAATATATCATCCGGTTGTTGATTTTGTAATGGAGAAAAGATGGTTGGTAATGGGAACAGCTCTGGTTATTATTCTCATAACTATAATTCCTTTCTCAAAACTTGGCTCTGAATTTATGCCTCCATTGTACGAAGGTGATTTACTTTATATGCCAACAACTCTGCCGGGAATTTCAATTACCAAAGCAAAAGAAATTCTGCAGCAGACCGATAAAATCATTAAAACTTTTCCCGAAGTTGAATCAGTATTCGGAAAAATCGGAAGGGCCGAAACCGCCACTGACCCGGCACCTTTAACAATGATTGAAACAACGATTCGACTTAAACCCAGAGATCAGTGGCGCGAGGGAATGACCCCTGATAAACTTGTCGATGAGATGAACAAAGCAGTTCACATTGCAGGATTGACAAATGCCTGGACAATGCCTATTAAGACCAGAATTGATATGCTTTCAACCGGAATTAAAACTCCTATCGGAATTAAAATAGCCGGACCTGATCTGATGACACTTGATTCTCTGGGTGCAAAAGTAGAAACATTGATGAAAAATGTTCCCGGAACCCGTTCATCCTTTGCTGAAAGATCACTTGGTGGAAACTATGTTGACTTTGAGATTGACCGTAACGCAATTGCAAGATATGGTTTAACAGTTGGTGATGTTCAGGATGTTTTTATGACTGCTGTTGGCGGGATGAATCTTACCCAAACCGTTGAGGGTTTGGAAAGATATCCTGTTAATATGAGATATCAGAGAGATTACAGAGAAAATATTGATCAGCTGGAGCGTGTGCTCGTCTCGCTTCCGATGGGTGGAAATGTTCCTCTTGCTCAACTTGGGAAAATTATTATCCGGACCGGACCTTCAATGATCAAATCAGAGAATGCAAGACCAAATGTCTGGGTCTATGTTGATATACAGGATATTGATATTGGTACATACATCAAAAATGCTAAGGAAGAAATAAATAAGAACCTTGTTCTACCCGCCGGATATTCAATTAAATGGAGCGGACAGTTTGAATATATGGAAAGAGCTTCCGCACATCTTGCGCTTGTTATTCCATTAACACTGTTGATTGTAATTGTTTTGCTCTATATGAATACAAAGTCGGTTACAAAAACCGGAATAGTGTTACTTGCGATGCCTTTCTCAATGGTTGGAGCAATATGGTACCTTTATTTTGCTGGTTTCAATTTATCAGTAGCTGTTTGGGTTGGAATTATTGCTCTGCTTGGTGTTGATGCTGAAACCGGAGTTGTGATGCTGCTATATCTTGATATCGCTTATGAAAAATTTAAGAAGAATGGAATGTTGAACAGTTTAGCTGATCTCCGTGAAGCAATTTTCGAAGGTGCTGTAAAAAGAATCAGGCCAAAGATGATGACTGTGATGACTACATTACTTGGTTTACTTCCGATAGTAATTGGTATTGGCACAGGTTCAGATGTAATGAAACGCATTGCTGCACCAATGGTTGGTGGAATAATAACAAGTATGATTATGGAACTTACTGTTTATCCGGCAATTTTTTATTCGATTAAAAAAAGAGAGTTGAAACATATAATTAATTTTAAAGATTCTTAG
- a CDS encoding heavy metal-binding domain-containing protein, which produces MLKQLVITIALVSLFSVFTLAQEKTETEKKECSKGCCSGHKSHTTMEMSYMDADSTNKHSEMKSDKKMDNMNHEMKSDSLTESSIIRKGEIDLKVIDENKDGKVYQDQMCWNVISDKPGECPQCGMTLKEVSLEKAKENLIKHNFKVK; this is translated from the coding sequence ATGTTAAAACAACTTGTAATCACAATCGCACTTGTTTCTTTATTCAGTGTATTTACACTTGCACAGGAAAAAACTGAAACAGAGAAAAAAGAATGTTCAAAAGGATGCTGTTCAGGACATAAATCACATACCACCATGGAGATGTCATACATGGATGCAGACAGCACTAATAAGCATTCCGAAATGAAATCTGATAAAAAAATGGACAATATGAATCATGAAATGAAATCTGATTCTCTAACGGAAAGCTCAATTATTCGTAAAGGTGAAATTGATCTGAAAGTAATTGATGAAAACAAAGATGGTAAAGTTTATCAGGATCAGATGTGCTGGAATGTAATCTCCGATAAACCCGGAGAATGTCCTCAATGTGGAATGACTTTAAAAGAAGTATCCCTGGAGAAAGCTAAAGAGAATCTTATCAAACACAATTTCAAAGTGAAATAA
- a CDS encoding TolC family protein: protein MNKIRILIIVLTLLINNTFAQKESLQDLIDIALQVSPELKMYEAKIRSSENRIQQNSNLPDPMLSLGVMSLPVPSLSFNKEMMTAKVVGLSQEFPFPGTLSAKENANSKDVEIVKQEYNDKRNEIIKDLTQNYYELIYIRKEIELTEKSRQLMKQILDVVRSMYSVADASQQNVFRVELELTKMSEMIAALNSEEAEQLSAINSLLLRSPSTELETDSLPQISFAHINIDELVSKAEANRPYLRGIQIAEEKEKLNQSVAEYDFYPMFRLSAQYAFREDIQPDGMAQENMISLMLDISLPLNYGGKVSAMVEETKSMQEMFREQYSASVQMLKREFGMAVAKLNSLKHRIELVEQGSLIQAKENFNSALASYQVGEIDFMNVIEAQNNLYAIEKNLYRLKADYLKQIAELEFLTGTKL from the coding sequence ATGAACAAAATCAGAATTTTAATTATAGTTCTGACACTTTTAATAAATAATACTTTTGCTCAGAAAGAATCACTTCAGGATTTGATTGATATTGCTTTGCAGGTAAGCCCTGAGCTCAAAATGTACGAGGCAAAAATTCGCTCTTCAGAGAATCGTATTCAGCAAAACTCAAACCTGCCTGATCCGATGCTTTCACTTGGTGTGATGAGTCTGCCGGTTCCATCATTATCATTTAATAAAGAAATGATGACTGCAAAAGTTGTCGGATTAAGCCAGGAATTTCCATTCCCGGGAACACTAAGTGCAAAAGAAAATGCGAACAGCAAAGATGTGGAAATTGTTAAACAGGAATACAACGATAAACGAAACGAGATCATAAAAGATTTAACTCAGAATTATTATGAGTTGATCTACATCCGAAAGGAAATTGAACTGACAGAAAAATCCCGTCAGTTGATGAAACAAATTTTGGATGTAGTCAGATCGATGTATTCTGTTGCAGATGCAAGTCAGCAGAATGTTTTCAGAGTTGAACTCGAGCTTACTAAAATGTCGGAAATGATTGCAGCCTTAAATAGCGAAGAAGCGGAACAACTTTCTGCAATTAATTCTTTGTTACTGAGAAGTCCTTCAACTGAATTAGAAACAGATTCACTTCCTCAAATTAGTTTTGCTCATATAAATATCGATGAATTAGTCTCAAAAGCTGAAGCCAATCGTCCTTACCTCAGAGGAATTCAGATTGCAGAAGAAAAAGAAAAATTAAATCAATCTGTTGCAGAATATGACTTTTATCCGATGTTCAGATTGTCTGCTCAGTATGCTTTCAGAGAAGACATTCAACCGGATGGAATGGCACAGGAGAATATGATATCATTAATGCTGGATATTTCACTTCCTTTGAATTATGGTGGAAAGGTAAGTGCAATGGTTGAGGAAACTAAATCAATGCAGGAGATGTTTCGTGAACAATACTCGGCTTCAGTTCAGATGCTTAAGCGTGAATTCGGAATGGCAGTTGCAAAACTGAATTCTCTGAAACACAGAATTGAACTTGTTGAACAAGGTTCGCTAATTCAGGCAAAAGAAAATTTTAATTCGGCTCTTGCTTCTTATCAGGTTGGTGAAATTGATTTTATGAATGTGATCGAAGCACAGAATAATCTTTATGCAATTGAGAAGAATTTATATCGTCTGAAAGCCGATTACTTGAAACAAATAGCTGAACTTGAATTTTTAACAGGAACTAAATTGTAA